A window of the Pseudomonas fluorescens genome harbors these coding sequences:
- a CDS encoding sigma-70 family RNA polymerase sigma factor, translating to MIEAATPPEHSLHTLYRDHRGWLENWLRKRLGNAWDAADLSQDTFMRVLCSSQPIAEMREPRAYLLTVGKRLLSNFYTRRSLEKAYLDALAHLPEDCVPSPEQRWVVLETLQALDELLDGLPREVRRAFLWSQLEGLGYRDIAERLRVSERTVKRYMAQAYEHCLLVDW from the coding sequence ATGATTGAAGCAGCGACGCCACCGGAGCACAGCCTACACACCTTGTACCGAGACCACCGGGGCTGGCTGGAAAACTGGCTGCGAAAGCGCTTGGGCAACGCGTGGGATGCGGCGGATCTGAGTCAGGACACGTTCATGCGAGTGCTGTGCAGTTCACAGCCCATCGCCGAAATGCGCGAGCCGCGCGCCTATCTGTTGACCGTCGGCAAACGTCTGCTGAGTAATTTCTATACCCGTCGCAGTCTGGAAAAAGCCTACCTGGACGCGCTGGCCCACTTGCCCGAAGACTGCGTTCCGTCTCCCGAACAACGTTGGGTGGTGCTTGAAACCCTGCAGGCGCTTGATGAGCTTCTCGATGGCTTGCCCCGCGAAGTGCGTCGTGCGTTTCTGTGGAGCCAGCTGGAAGGCCTCGGCTATCGCGACATCGCCGAACGCCTGCGAGTCTCCGAACGTACCGTGAAACGCTACATGGCCCAGGCCTACGAGCATTGCCTGCTGGTGGACTGGTGA
- a CDS encoding SMP-30/gluconolactonase/LRE family protein, whose translation MDSSLSAKPDNLEQVKGNTRRSFLKKSLAVSATLATGSALLPSLSEAAEPLSQRYPDPLIHILDDSFLDLRIFNASVEKLATGMRWAEGPVWVGDGRYLLVSDIPNNRIMRWDEITETFTVYREHSNFSNGMCRDRQGRLIVCEGSTTTSEGRRVTRTEYNGTITVLADSFEGKPFNSPNDIVCKSDGSIWFTDPPFQTGNNYEGHKITPSQPHAVYRIDGESRKVTRVIDDLNGPNGLCFSPDEKTLYVVEGRAKPNRLIWAIAVKEDGTLGERRKHIEGLDYAAIDGIKCDEAGNLWCGWGGNGDPRADLEKLDGVRVFNPQGKAIGHISLPERCPNLCFGGREGNRLFMASSHSIYSLFVNTRGTTFAL comes from the coding sequence ATGGACTCATCCCTGTCCGCCAAGCCTGACAACCTCGAACAGGTAAAAGGCAATACACGCCGCAGCTTCCTGAAGAAGTCCCTCGCTGTTTCCGCCACGCTCGCCACCGGCAGCGCCTTGTTGCCCAGTCTCTCTGAAGCTGCCGAACCGTTGAGTCAACGCTACCCGGATCCACTGATTCACATCCTCGACGACAGCTTCCTCGACCTGCGTATTTTCAACGCCAGTGTGGAAAAACTCGCCACCGGCATGCGCTGGGCCGAAGGACCGGTCTGGGTCGGTGATGGCCGCTATTTGCTGGTCAGCGACATCCCCAATAATCGCATCATGCGTTGGGACGAAATCACCGAAACCTTCACCGTGTACCGTGAACACTCGAACTTCTCCAACGGGATGTGCCGGGATCGCCAAGGGCGTCTTATCGTCTGCGAAGGCTCTACCACCACCAGCGAAGGCCGCCGCGTCACACGCACCGAATACAACGGCACGATCACCGTGCTGGCCGACAGCTTTGAGGGCAAACCCTTCAACTCGCCCAACGACATCGTCTGCAAAAGTGACGGATCAATCTGGTTTACCGACCCGCCATTCCAGACCGGCAACAATTACGAAGGCCACAAGATCACCCCGAGCCAACCGCACGCCGTTTACCGCATCGACGGTGAGAGCAGAAAGGTGACTCGGGTGATCGACGACCTTAACGGCCCCAATGGCCTGTGCTTCAGTCCCGACGAAAAAACCCTGTATGTCGTCGAAGGCCGCGCCAAACCCAATCGCTTGATCTGGGCAATTGCCGTGAAGGAAGACGGCACACTGGGCGAGCGCCGCAAGCACATCGAGGGGCTGGACTACGCGGCAATCGACGGTATCAAGTGCGACGAAGCGGGCAACCTGTGGTGCGGCTGGGGCGGCAATGGAGATCCCAGGGCCGATCTGGAAAAACTCGACGGCGTGCGTGTTTTCAATCCACAGGGCAAGGCCATCGGCCATATTTCGCTGCCAGAGCGCTGCCCGAACCTGTGCTTCGGGGGGCGCGAAGGGAACAGGCTGTTCATGGCAAGCAGTCACTCGATCTACTCGCTTTTTGTGAATACTCGCGGGACTACGTTTGCTTTGTAA
- a CDS encoding DUF3833 domain-containing protein, protein MTRLLLLLALMLSVASCSNVDVTRYADQQPALSLERFFSQPVKAWGIFQKPGGEVTKRFEVTIVSRHDGNNLILDERFLYSDGTRQHRVWTLTPEGGGRWSGRAGDVVGAAQGQIAGNAVHWVYRLNLAVDDSTYEVSMDDWMYLMDEDTLINRTSMSKFGVEVGQVTLFFRRQGTEASQ, encoded by the coding sequence ATGACTCGATTACTGCTGTTACTGGCACTGATGCTCAGCGTCGCAAGCTGCAGCAACGTGGATGTAACCCGCTATGCCGATCAACAACCGGCACTGAGTCTGGAGCGATTTTTCAGCCAGCCCGTCAAAGCCTGGGGGATTTTTCAGAAGCCTGGTGGCGAAGTGACCAAGCGTTTTGAAGTCACCATCGTCAGCCGTCACGACGGCAACAACCTGATTCTCGACGAGCGCTTCCTTTACAGCGATGGCACCCGCCAACACCGCGTATGGACGTTGACGCCCGAGGGCGGGGGACGCTGGAGCGGTCGTGCAGGCGATGTGGTTGGCGCTGCGCAGGGCCAGATTGCCGGGAACGCCGTGCACTGGGTTTATCGCCTGAACCTGGCGGTCGACGATTCGACCTATGAAGTGAGCATGGACGACTGGATGTACCTGATGGATGAGGACACGTTGATCAACCGCACCAGCATGTCCAAGTTCGGGGTGGAAGTCGGTCAGGTGACCCTGTTCTTCCGTCGCCAGGGCACCGAAGCCAGCCAATGA
- a CDS encoding cryptochrome/photolyase family protein, which produces MNVTRRLCLVLGDQLSFDLASLQALDAERDTVLLVEVMEEASHVPHHPQKIALIFSAMRHFAQALRDQGVRVEYVTLDDPENSGSVPGELQRWQALLQAEEVHVTECGDWRLEHSIKECGLPIHWHADTRFLCGREEFAAWAEGKKQLRMEFFYREMRRKSRLLLNGDGSPVGGAWNFDAENRKALPKSVKAPYPARFSNDAITSEVLALVKARFSQHYGALDDFNYPVTHADAQALWAYFLDYGLAGFGDYQDAMASDEPFLFHARISAALNIGLLDLRQLCSDVESAYWSGSVALNAAEGFIRQLIGWREYVRGVYWLKMPDYALGNSFGNTRALPEFYWTGDTQMNCMRHAIGQSLQHAYAHHIQRLMVTGNFALLAGIAPSQICEWYLAIYMDAFDWVELPNTLGMVMHADGGYLGSKPYCAGGQYINRMSDYCRGCAYKVSESTADNACPFNSLYWHFLMRHGEQLRGNQRMSMMYKNLDRMPQAKQEALWQRGQMLLARLDNGESI; this is translated from the coding sequence ATGAACGTTACCCGCCGCTTGTGCCTGGTACTGGGCGACCAGTTGTCCTTCGACCTGGCTTCATTACAGGCACTCGATGCCGAGCGCGACACGGTGCTGCTGGTTGAAGTCATGGAAGAAGCCAGCCATGTGCCCCACCATCCACAGAAGATTGCCCTGATCTTCAGCGCCATGCGCCACTTCGCCCAGGCGCTGCGAGACCAAGGCGTGCGTGTTGAATACGTCACCCTGGATGATCCGGAAAACAGCGGTTCGGTGCCGGGTGAGTTACAGCGTTGGCAAGCGCTGTTGCAGGCCGAAGAAGTACACGTCACCGAATGTGGTGACTGGCGGCTGGAGCACTCGATAAAGGAATGCGGCTTGCCGATTCACTGGCACGCCGATACGCGTTTTCTGTGCGGTCGCGAAGAGTTCGCTGCATGGGCCGAAGGCAAGAAACAGCTGCGCATGGAGTTTTTCTACCGGGAGATGCGTCGCAAGAGCCGGTTGTTGCTCAATGGCGACGGCTCGCCGGTGGGTGGTGCGTGGAACTTCGATGCCGAGAATCGCAAGGCCCTGCCCAAAAGCGTGAAAGCGCCCTACCCGGCGCGCTTCAGTAACGACGCCATCACCAGCGAAGTACTTGCACTGGTCAAGGCGCGTTTCAGCCAGCACTACGGCGCGCTCGATGACTTCAACTATCCCGTCACCCATGCCGATGCGCAGGCGCTCTGGGCGTACTTTCTCGATTACGGTCTGGCCGGGTTTGGCGATTACCAGGACGCCATGGCCAGTGATGAGCCGTTCCTGTTTCATGCGCGCATCAGTGCGGCACTCAACATCGGCCTGCTGGACCTGCGCCAGTTGTGCAGCGACGTGGAGTCGGCGTACTGGTCCGGCAGCGTTGCGCTCAACGCCGCCGAAGGCTTCATTCGGCAACTGATTGGCTGGCGTGAATATGTGCGGGGCGTGTACTGGCTGAAAATGCCTGATTACGCGCTGGGCAACTCGTTCGGCAACACCCGTGCATTGCCCGAGTTCTACTGGACCGGCGATACGCAAATGAACTGCATGCGCCACGCCATCGGGCAAAGCCTGCAGCACGCCTATGCGCATCACATCCAGCGGTTGATGGTCACCGGCAATTTCGCCCTGCTCGCCGGTATCGCGCCGAGCCAGATCTGTGAGTGGTATCTGGCGATCTACATGGACGCCTTTGACTGGGTCGAGCTGCCCAACACGCTGGGCATGGTCATGCACGCCGATGGCGGTTATCTCGGTTCCAAACCCTATTGCGCCGGCGGCCAGTACATCAATCGCATGTCGGATTACTGCCGTGGGTGCGCGTACAAGGTCAGCGAAAGCACGGCGGACAATGCCTGTCCGTTCAATTCGCTCTACTGGCATTTCCTGATGCGCCACGGTGAGCAGCTGCGCGGCAATCAGCGCATGAGCATGATGTACAAGAACCTTGATCGCATGCCGCAGGCCAAGCAAGAGGCACTCTGGCAACGGGGCCAAATGCTGCTGGCCCGCCTGGATAACGGCGAGTCGATCTGA